Sequence from the Lysobacter capsici genome:
TGTACTTGGGCTTGAACAGGTACTTGAGCGTCAGCCCGAGGCCCTGCATCAGCTCGATCAGGAGCAGACTCTTGAAATAGGAAACGATGCGATTCATGTCGAGGATGCCTGTCCTTACACGTTCGGCAGGAACACTTTGTAGTACGCCATGACGGCGACTACGCAGATCCAGGCGATGGTCAGCGGGATGAAGACCTTCCAGCCCAGCCGCATGATCTGGTCATAGCGGTAGCGCGGGAACGAAGCACGGAACCAGATGAAGCAGCTGGCGAAGAAGAACACCTTGGCGAACAGCCACCACCAGCCGTCGACCGACAGCAGCGGAATGCCCAGGCCCTGGAACGGGCTCAGCCAGCCGCCGAGGAAGAAGATCGCGGTCAGGAAGCTGATCAGGATCATGTTGGCGTATTCGGCCAAGAAGAACAGCGCGAACGCCGAACCCGAATACTCGACCATGTGACCGGCGACGATTTCCGACTCGCCCTCGACCACGTCGAACGGCGCGCGGTTGGTCTCGGCCACGCCGGAAATGAAATACACCACGAACAGCGGCAGCATCGGCAGCGCGAACCATTCCAGCGCGCCGGCGTTGCCCGACTGCGCCATCACGATGTCGGTGAGATTCAGGCTGCCGGCGCCGACCATCACGCCGACCATGGCGAAGCCCATGGCGATTTCGTAGGACACGACCTGCGCGGCGGCGCGCATCGCGCCGAGGAAGGCGTACTTCGAGTTCGACGCCCAACCGGCGAGGATGATGCCGTACACGCCCAGCGAGGTCATCGCCAGCAGATACAACAGGCCGGCGTTGGCGTTCGACAACACCGCTTTCGCATCGAACGGCACCACCGCCCAGGCCGCGAACGCCGGCGCCAGGGTCAGCAGCGGCGCGAGCTTGTACAGGAACGACTCGGCCTTGGTCGGCTGGATCACTTCCTTGAACAGCAGTTTGAACACGTCGGCGAAGGCTTGCAGGACGCCCATGCCGACGTACATCGGACCGCGGCGCACGTGCATCCAGCCGATCAGCTTGCGTTCCCAGACCACGTAGAACGCGACGGTGATGATCACCGGCATCGCGATCAGCAGGATCTTGAGCACGATCCAGGCCACCGCGCCGGCCATGCCGAACGACAGGAACCATTCGCGCGTCGGGTCGACGACCTGGGTGAAGAACATTCCGTCGGCCATGGTTTAAGCCCTCCCCGCCTGCACGCGGCCGGCACCCAGCGGTGCGGTGGCGCCATGCCCGCTTTCGATCCATACCGTGCCCGGCGCGACCTGCGCGCTGAGCACGACCGGCAACGTCGCCGTGCCGGCGTCGGCGCTGAACTTGCC
This genomic interval carries:
- the nuoH gene encoding NADH-quinone oxidoreductase subunit NuoH, which encodes MFFTQVVDPTREWFLSFGMAGAVAWIVLKILLIAMPVIITVAFYVVWERKLIGWMHVRRGPMYVGMGVLQAFADVFKLLFKEVIQPTKAESFLYKLAPLLTLAPAFAAWAVVPFDAKAVLSNANAGLLYLLAMTSLGVYGIILAGWASNSKYAFLGAMRAAAQVVSYEIAMGFAMVGVMVGAGSLNLTDIVMAQSGNAGALEWFALPMLPLFVVYFISGVAETNRAPFDVVEGESEIVAGHMVEYSGSAFALFFLAEYANMILISFLTAIFFLGGWLSPFQGLGIPLLSVDGWWWLFAKVFFFASCFIWFRASFPRYRYDQIMRLGWKVFIPLTIAWICVVAVMAYYKVFLPNV